From the genome of Medicago truncatula cultivar Jemalong A17 chromosome 2, MtrunA17r5.0-ANR, whole genome shotgun sequence:
GAAAGGACAAATAAAATGTGTGAAGAGTGAAGACCAAACATACCTAGACTAAACATGGACATTCCTAGTCCAGTATGAGATATTATTGTAATCGAGTCATGTATGATTGAAGGCATTTTGATATTCCACCTGCGATTAAATAACCgtcgtttaaggtttgtgcaCAAAAGATCATGAATAATTATGTCAAACTATCCTTGTAATTTATTGGATTACATAAGATTAATAGACTAATGCATTGTTGgttgaggaaaaaaaatgcattagtATATATAGATCTTAAATTGTTCGCGTGAATTGTTTTGCAACGCAAATTCATTAGATTAGTCTAACAGTTAATAGACTAATCTAATggattaatatatatttgagcTTGAGAGAGTTGTAAAATTGTTTAGGATGCAAGAGTATCGCAAAATACCTAGCTGATATGAGAGCCCATACAATGCCAAGAACTGAAGCATAGAGATTAGGATTTACTGATAGCTTCTTCCAAACCCTAAAAAGAATGAGCTTTGTCATCGTGCCATGACCAGGTTGCATTTGATGTTCATTGGTAACATTTTCTTTAATCTCCACCAGCTCCTTCTTCCTCTCCTCACTCTCATGATCATTGTCTCCACTTACTTTACCACTAGAAGTACTTCTGCCAATCAATTCATGAACACCTGCATgtaatacaaaatatttgtaATCAAAGTTTCATATAAAAGTCTAGGGTTTTTCAATCTTGTTAGAACTcaattcataaataaatgtCTAAGTCAACAAAAAACATGACCAAATATATTGTATATAATGTGTATTGTGAGAGTACCTTTTGAAGCTTCAATTTCTTGTGGCATGTCTAAGCCATCACTGAAATTGAACTTTCTTTGGTCATCAATGATTTTTtctgaaaaagttgattttagaattGGGTAAGGAGAAACCCTAGCACCCATAGTAGTGCAACTCTTGCTCTTCATAAATGCACTCACATTGGTCAAACTCCTACTCTTCTTAAATCTTGTCCAATGAATGTTGAATATATTGTCTTCAAAACCATTACTTTGGGGACTATTTGTGTAGCTTGAATGTACCTCAACCCTAGTAAGATTTGGCACTCTAGGTGTTGAATGAGACTTGACACTTAGGTTATTACCAATTTCTCTCAATTCTACATCATCAAGTGATGATTCAATTTCAATCTTGTGGGACCCTTCATTAGTGTCAACAAATTGTTGAGAAATAAAAAGCTTAGCAGCTCTATATTcatacatcaacaacaaaatagtaTACCATACAACACCTTGCAAAACCAAAATTTGGGTCAAAAGTGGTTTTGTAAATTCTCCATACATTGCATTCAAAAGAGGGATCCCAACAACAAGTGTGTTTGGTAAATTGGTAAGTGAGAAAAGAGTTATACTCCAATCTAAACCACCACGTTTTGTGAAAATGTTCCATAGAGCTAGACAAGCCAATGTCACAACTTTTTGAAGTGTGTCAGCTAGTATTAACCTCCAATTCATATGATAAGGGTTAATTGGGTATATGTAAATAAAAGAAAGTGTAGGAACTGCAAACATTGCCACAAAACGGTTTATACCAGCACATTGATCTGGTGTAAAGATTTTCCACCATTTAATTGACCCATAGCCTAATATCATGGCTACATATAGGGGCATAATACTCTCAAGAATATTGTATACATCTTTACCTTTGATCATGGTTTATAGCTGATGTATAGAATATAGGTATATGAGATGAGATGATCTTTAAAGAAAAAGGTATATGAGATGAAACTGTAAGAGATTGTGAAATGTTGATGGTGTTTAATTTAATCTGAAAATGTAAGTACTAAATGAATAATGTGAAGGATATATAAAGGGTCTGTTAGAGATtatgaaaaaagtaattttaatatttttggtcaaaaaagtGTATTTAGAGATTTGAAAAaagtaatttgatatttttaatttagagattttttggtaaaaaaaatatttagagatttattttgatatatttatctttaaaaaagtATAAGCATATCcgaaaaatacttttttttttaaaagaaaattgttataGAAAATGTTTTTCTTAAGAATCTACTCAAAATTCTAACTTGAGGCAATTTTTAGTTTTGACAGAcagattaaaacttcaaaaaatagttactttctttaataaatgatttttttttcattaaatgaCTTGAATAAGAAGATCTAAATCCTCttaatttgtatatattattaaattagtgAAGGGTAGAGATATTACCTCCATCTAATATAAGGTAGAGAAACGATTTTTTTAGTGCATATTTACAAAGAAAACTACATTGATTTACCTTACCTTAAAAAATAAGTGGAACTTTGAACCTGCAAATATAACGGATGTGAGTCTTAATGTCGTATTATGCTTCACACTACACCAATTTTTTAATgtatagaatataaaatctctTGTAATATTTTGTGAACAAAAAATCTCTtctaataaaacaaataatataaaatctctttttttattttgataaaatattatcaattttattttctttcatcttcTTATCAGTTTGATATAAATCCTCTTCTTGAAGAAAGATATATCCAGCTTtggaagttttttattttttatttttttttatttttaaggaatcCAGCTTTGAAAGTTGAAATCTTATAAATATCTGATCCTTCCTTGTTAGTGCATATAAGCATTGGattagaacaatatttttttcatagaaAGAGTAACAGAAAAATAAAGTAAGCAAGTCAAATAGTATCTTGTCGGGGATGGAAATGGCATGATGAAGGAAAACGAGATTGCCAAAAGATTTTTGGTTCTAGATGTTAATATCAACAaagcattgtttttttt
Proteins encoded in this window:
- the LOC11444400 gene encoding auxin efflux carrier component 2, with translation MIKGKDVYNILESIMPLYVAMILGYGSIKWWKIFTPDQCAGINRFVAMFAVPTLSFIYIYPINPYHMNWRLILADTLQKVVTLACLALWNIFTKRGGLDWSITLFSLTNLPNTLVVGIPLLNAMYGEFTKPLLTQILVLQGVVWYTILLLMYEYRAAKLFISQQFVDTNEGSHKIEIESSLDDVELREIGNNLSVKSHSTPRVPNLTRVEVHSSYTNSPQSNGFEDNIFNIHWTRFKKSRSLTNVSAFMKSKSCTTMGARVSPYPILKSTFSEKIIDDQRKFNFSDGLDMPQEIEASKGVHELIGRSTSSGKVSGDNDHESEERKKELVEIKENVTNEHQMQPGHGTMTKLILFRVWKKLSVNPNLYASVLGIVWALISARWNIKMPSIIHDSITIISHTGLGMSMFSLGIFMALQPKIIACGKTQATISMVLKFLVGPASFGATSAAVGIRGVVFKVGIIQAALPQGIVPFVFAKEYNLHAEIFNTAVSLGLAIAFPVAILYYVLLELNKSF